GACTGACAGAGGGGATCGACGCCGGGGAAGTACACACGCCCGGGGGCTCTTCGAGAGCCGGGGGCGGGCTTCCCGCACGTTTTTGCGTCAGGTGAAGTAGTACAAGGCTTCTCTTTTTTTGTTCTGCACCCTTTTTTCCAGCCTCAAAACGTTTATGATCATGGTGTTTTTGCGCCCCATTGCCGCCCGGTGGAAGGGCCCATTCCGTGTATCGTTCATCCCGCCGGTGCTGCTGGCCGGGTGGCTGTTGGCAGCCGTCGGCTGTACGCCGCCGGCTTCGCGCCCCTATGACGAAACGGCCGACCGCGCCGCCATCGATCGGCTATTGACCGATCAAGTGGAGGCCTGGAATGCCGGCGACATCTCGCGGTTCATGGAAGGTTACTGGGCGAGCGATTCGTTGCGGTTTGCCTCCGGCGGCACGGTGCAGCAGGGTTATCAAACCACCATGGACCGCTATTACCGCGCGTACCCGGACCGGCAGACGATGGGCACCCTCGCCTTCACGCTGGAAGACGTTCGCATC
This is a stretch of genomic DNA from Rhodothermales bacterium. It encodes these proteins:
- a CDS encoding nuclear transport factor 2 family protein, coding for MVFLRPIAARWKGPFRVSFIPPVLLAGWLLAAVGCTPPASRPYDETADRAAIDRLLTDQVEAWNAGDISRFMEGYWASDSLRFASGGTVQQGYQTTMDRYYRAYPDRQTMGTLAFTLEDVRILSPEWATVFGRFHLARDPAIGDARGLFTLMFRKFPEGWRIVSDHTSSE